A stretch of DNA from Desulfotomaculum sp.:
CATCCCGGAGGTAAGTTTTCTTATAAGCTATGGCAAAGATGGGCTCTATACCATACCCCTCTACTCCTGCCAGCAGGGTTATGGTACCTGTGGGGGCAATGGTGAGGCAGGAGGCGTTTCTCCTGGGCTTGCGGTCCTTGGCGAAAATGGACTCGTCCCATAACGGAAAATTATTTTTTTCAACTCCAAGATCGGCGGATGCCGCATGAACCTCGGTCCGGATAAAGGCCATCACATTTGATGCCAGATCTCTTCCTTCCGTTGAATCATAAGGGATCTTCATCCGGATCAAAAGGTCATGAAGGCCTAATATACCCAGACCTATCTTTCTGCTGGCACGGGTATTCTGAGCGATAAAGTCCAAAGGGTATTCCCCAACGTCGATCAGGTTGTCCAGAAACCTTACCGCAATCCGTGCCGTCTCCTTAAGCTTGGGCCAATCTATGGAATCATTGTTTGCATCCTTCATGAGGGCTAGATTAATTGAACCCAGAAGGCAGGATTCTCCGGGGCTTAAGGGTTGCTCCCCACAGGGATTGGTGCAGTTAATAGGTCTGCCGGGAATAGGGTTGGTCTCCTGGATTGTGTCCAGAAAGATTAGTCCCGGATCTCCGCAGGACCAGGCTGCTTTAACTATCTGTTCCCACAGATCCCGGGCGGGAATGGTTTTTCTAACCTGGCCGTTGAATTGCAGGTCCCATGATTCATCCGCTGATACTTTCTTCATAAATTCATTAGTTATTCCCACCGACAGGTTGAAATTGGTGATCCCCCCGGATAGCTTGCATTGAATGAAATCTTCTATCTCCGGGTGATCGCAGTTTAGTATGCCCATGAAGGCGCCTCTCCGTACTCCCCCTTGTTTGATCATACCGGCGCTGGCGTCGTAGAGGCGTATAAGCTCTACCGCGCCGCTGGCTTTACCCTTGGTGGAACTAACTATATCCCCCTGAGGGCGAATTCTGGAAAAATTGTATCCGATGCCTCCTCCGGACTTGGTTATCATAGCCGATTCCAAGAGGGTCTGGTACATGTTCTGCAGATCATCCGCAATATCAAGAACGAAGCAGGCTCCCGGCTGCTGCATGCGGCCTTTTTTGCCTATGTTCGCCCAGATAGGCGTAGAAGGAATAAAGCATTTGGAGTCGATGACCTCATTAAACTTCTTTTCCCAATGTTCCGCGGCCTGGGAAGGATACAGAGCTTCCGCTCCGGCGGCTGTCCTGCTTAGTCTTTGAACAGCTTGATCGGGTGTCTCAACAACATCTCCCTGTTCATTTTTATCAGCATACCTTTCATTAAAAATAGTTAGGCCATTGCTCGTTAAATTCATGAACGAATCCTCCTCGGGTTGTTGGCATTTCTAATTTTCTGGGCGGCCTGGGCCCGAAATATTGGTAGTAGTCTACTTTTATATTGCCGTTGTACAGCTTTCTTTTTTTAGTAGCCGGCCGGCCGTATAGCTTTTCAAATTGCGGATTGGCAGACAGTATATAAAACGACCAGGTATCCAGACGGTTGAAGACCTGTCCCATTTCCTTATACAGCCGTTCCACTTCCCGCTGGGCGCCCAACCGTTCTCCGTAGGGCGGGTTGCAAATTATTTTGCCGTATTTTTTACTGGACCGGACATCGGCAACCGGCAGGCGCTGGAAATGGATTAGCTCTTTTACCCCGGCCTCACTGGCATTTTGGCGGGCTAGTCTGATAACTTTATTATCCATGTCCGTGCCTATGATATCAAGGGGCTGGTTATGACAGGCTAAATCGCGGGTTTCTTTTCTGGCCTGCCGCCACAGCTCCCCGGGTATGGTGGGCCAGCTCTCGGAGACAAACTTGCGGTTCATCCCCGGCGCAATATTTTGACCGATCAACGCCGCCTCAATGGGAATAGTACCGGACCCGCAGAAGGGATCCATTAAAACTGTGTCCGGTCGCCAGTGCGACAAGATGATTAATGCAGCAGCCAGCGTTTCTTTCAGGGGCGCCTGGCTGGACAGTTCACGGTAACCCCTTTTATGCAGCCCTGCGCCGCTTGTGTCAATAGTTAAGGTGGCTATATCTTTCAACAAGGCCACTTCAATCTTATACAGCGGTCCCTTCTCGGGAAACCATTCCTTTTTATATTTTCGTTTCATGCTTTCCACAACGGACTTTTTTACAATGGCCTGGCAGTCGGATACGCTGAACAGGGTGGATTTAATCGATTTTCCCTCCACGGGGAACTCGGCGTCACCCGGTATTAGTTCGGGCCAGGGCAGCGCCTTGGTTTGTTCAAAAAGCTCATCAAAAGTGGTGGCCTTAAACTCACCTACTTTCAGTCGCACTCTGTCTGTTGTGCGCAGCCATAAGTTGGCCCGGCAGATCGCTCCCCAGTTCGCGCTGAAGATAACTTTGCCATTTTCCACCGCCACCCGGTTATAGCCCAAATCCTTGACTTCCTGTGCCACCAGCGCTTCCAGGCCGAAGGTCGCCGTAGCAATCAAGTCGATACCAGTCATCTGCAACCGCCTTTCGAGATGATTTTATTGTCCTTAAACGCACATTGGATTTGGCCTGATAACGGCTCCATTATGGTTTGTGACAACAATTATAATTCTATCATTCCTGATCGTCAAACAAGGGTTTGTTCCAAATAGTTATAGTCTTAGGCCATCTTGCCGATAGTAATTCTATAAACACTTTGACTACCATAGAGTATTAAGTTGTCACTTAAATGTTTTGGTCAATAAAAGTTGCGCCCAATCCTCAAATTTTTCCTAATGGATTGGTGGGAGTCGCCGGAGCTTGTCTAATTCCGAACAGATGGGTATAATTAGGATAGGAAAGGAGGTATGTGAAGCAATGGACATTATTTCCCATAAACACGTACACAACCATCCTGAAATCAAGCATACGCATCTTCATGAACACGACGGGGAGATGCATGAACATGAGCACACTCATAAAGCAATTACCCATGAACACGAGCATGATCACGAAGTCGATCATGAAAAGGAGCATACCCATATCCACCACGAGCATAAGCACGACGAATAACTGGTGGGATAATTGGCGGAGTCCGCTAAGGGCTCCTTTTGTTTGGGATTTTTAAGGATTACAGGTACGGTTTTTGATTAAGCTCTTCAATTTAAAAGAAGCAAAAAGACCGTCCCCATGCTTCCAAAGAAGCAAAAAGACCGTCCCCATGCTTCCATACTTCAATAAAATAAAAAGTACCGTTGGAATGAGGAGTAGAGAAGGGATTACAATCATGAAGTTCATATCTAGAGTATTCATTATGGTTTGGGCGATAACCCTGGCTTTGGGATTCAATACGTTGCCCGCAGGCGCCGCTGTGACTGCAGGAGCAGAAATAAATATCCGTATCAACGGCGAATTGCTGCATTTTCCGGAGGGAGAGCAAACACCGGAGATTATTGAAAATAGGACTTATGTTCCATTGCGGGTAATCAGTGAAAATATGGGGGCTCAAGTAAACTGGATACAGGAGAGCCGGCAGGTAGTAATCAACAGAAAAAATAAAGGTTTTATCCCTTCCTCCGGAGGAAAAAGCGGGGAAATTGAGATCATCATTGACGGAAAAACGCTGGCTATTCCTGAAGGATATGGGAAAGCATTAATCAGGCAGGGCCGGACTATGGTTCCGCTTCGGGTCGTTGGTGAAGCCATGGATTGTAAAGTGGATTGGGAAAACGGTACCAAAACAGTAGTTATTACAAGCGCTGTTCCTGTACCCCCAACCAATCCTGAACCGGCGCAGCCGGCAAACGCGATCACCCTTCAGTTAGTTAAAGACCTTGCGCATTATCACAGCAATTTAAAATTATTGGATGGAAGAGTTGTTAATTCTGCAGATCTATTAAGTATGGATATTAATGAATTCAGTGAGGAGCAATTGGTCCGCTTTGAAAGTTACCTTGAGGAACTAAGCAAGTACCCGATGACAATCAATCTCCCGGGCGGGGGACAGATTGATTCAGCGGCAATTGGCATTATGGGAACCTCACAGCTGACTGCAGATCAAATGGAAGCATATTTGACGGGCGAGGCCCCAAGAATAAAAACCAAAATGGAGAAAGCAGGCAGAGTATTCAACCCTATGCCAAAATTAGCGGAGTTATATCTTGAAATCGGCAGGGAGTATGGCGTCCGTGGGGATATTGCTTATTTCCAGGCAGTCAAAGAGACCGGGTATTTTCAGTTTACCGGTTCTGTTCAACCCTGGCAAAACAATTACTGTGGGTTGTGGGCAACAGGGAGCCCCTGCACAGGTGAAGAATCGCTCAATGGAGCAGATCCGGATCAGGTGAGTTTCGAGAAAGGTGTCCATGGGGCAGTATTTTCTTCTCCGGAAGCGGGAATAGAAGCACATATCCAGCATTTATACGCCTATGCAACCAAAAATGTTTTACCTGAAGGCAAGGTACTGGTTGATCCGCGTTTTTCTTTAGTGGACAGGGGCATCAGTCCAACCTGGCTGCAGCTGAATGCACGCTGGGCTGTGCCCGGCATAACGTACGCGCAAAGTATTTTGTATGATTACTGGGCCAAAGCCTTCTAACAGGGATCCGGCCGGATCCTATTCCCTTTGCCTCATCGTCTGCGATTCGTCTGCTTGTAACAACGAAGTGATAAGGAGTGTTGTAACTGTGAAGATTTTCCGGATAGAACTGGATAATGAGATTGAAGCGGAAATATTTGCAGCCTTTCTTGAGGAAGAAGGGATCCCATATGCTGTCATTAACCACCATAGTCTGGCCTATGATGGTTTGTTTCAAATGATTATGGGGTGGGGACATATTGAAATCCCGGAGGAATATAAAGAAAAGGCTGTGGAGATCTTCCAAAGCTATAAAGATTCCCTGTCGGAAGACATTGATTGATGAGGTAGCCCATCCCCTTTATACTTTTAGACTAATCCCAGGAGCTGCCTGGCATTTTCTCCCAGTATTTTTAAAATTGCTTCCCGGGATATCTTAAGGCTCCGGATTATATCGGCGTTCTTTTTTACATCCACAGCGGGCCAGTCAGTCCCAAAAATAAACTTGTGGGCGAAGCGTTCCATATCCGGGAAGAATTCTAAAAGTTTTTTTGGCGGCAAGCCTGACACATCGATATAAACATTCTTATGCAGGCGAATTAGGGTAAGGGCTTCATTATACCACGGGCCGCGTCCGCCGTGCGCCATGATTATTTTCATGTTTGGAAAATCCACAGCTACATCATCAAAATAAATTGGATTGCCATATTTTAAACGGAAGTTTGCAAAAATTGAAGAGCCCGTATGGAAAAGAATAGGTATACCAAGCCTTTCGGCAACGGCATACAAAGGATACATAAAATTGTCATTAGGATAAAAATAATTGTATGGTGGATAAAGCTTGAGTCCCTTGAAGCCCTGATTTAAGATAAAATCCTCCAGCATCTTGCCCATATTCGCATGCAGATAAGGGTTTAACGTACAAAAAGGTATTAATCTGGGACTTGCCTGGCAAAATTCTTTTACCATTTCATTTGTGGCCACACCTGTTGTCAAAGGCGCAATCTCTGCCAATACAACAGAGTAATCCACTTCTTTTTCATCCATCAACTGTAAAAAGGCCTGCGGATCACTGTATTTTTTGCAAAAAGCCACATATTCTTCTTCTGAAGGATGGGCTGCCGCAAAAAAGTCAAAAGCATCTTTAGTAAAGGTCTCATACAGGGAAAGGTGAACATGAAAATCAATTACAGTTTCTTTCAATTATTAATCCCCGCCAATCGTATGAAAGTATTGTAATAATAAAACAGATTATTTCCTGTTGTATATAACTACATAATATACACCCGCAAAGATTTTTCCAAGATACTATTTTAAATAAGATAGCTTCTGCCAGGTTCTTGATCCGTTCCTGTGAATTTATAAAAATAAAAGGAAAATAGTAATGTATTGAAGAATTAACTTAAGAAATTTCAGGTTTATATAAGTTGCATTGGCTAAAAACCCGGCTCAATTAAAGTATGGTATAGTTTTAAAATATCAGGAGGTATTAACGATGGAAAAAGTCCTGGTGTTTTTGAAAGAAAACCCTGTATTCTATTTTGCAACAGAAGAAGGAGATCAACCAAAGGTAAGGCCGTTTGGCTTTTTCATGGAATATGAGGGAAAGTTGTATTTTAGTATGGGCAGGCATAAAAAAGTATA
This window harbors:
- a CDS encoding adenosylcobalamin-dependent ribonucleoside-diphosphate reductase, giving the protein MNLTSNGLTIFNERYADKNEQGDVVETPDQAVQRLSRTAAGAEALYPSQAAEHWEKKFNEVIDSKCFIPSTPIWANIGKKGRMQQPGACFVLDIADDLQNMYQTLLESAMITKSGGGIGYNFSRIRPQGDIVSSTKGKASGAVELIRLYDASAGMIKQGGVRRGAFMGILNCDHPEIEDFIQCKLSGGITNFNLSVGITNEFMKKVSADESWDLQFNGQVRKTIPARDLWEQIVKAAWSCGDPGLIFLDTIQETNPIPGRPINCTNPCGEQPLSPGESCLLGSINLALMKDANNDSIDWPKLKETARIAVRFLDNLIDVGEYPLDFIAQNTRASRKIGLGILGLHDLLIRMKIPYDSTEGRDLASNVMAFIRTEVHAASADLGVEKNNFPLWDESIFAKDRKPRRNASCLTIAPTGTITLLAGVEGYGIEPIFAIAYKKTYLRDGVPEKLSIFSPLFLDACKDRGIDEKILEEVAARGSCQGVEGVPEDIQRLFKGAQEIDPMDHLAMQVALQQEVDNAISKTINLPNSAGADMVEKIYLEAWKHGLKGITIFRDGSKQGVIEIGKQQVSQNSQVSRPRGYIQSRPQWTTGITERIDTGCGKMYLTVNRDPNTNEVIETFITTGSDGGCLIFTEAASRLTSMAIRAGVSLKDIIEQLRSTHTCPSWTRARSIGKPLSPGKSCPSAIATALEKYVDHKEDQEPDDAGEQSRSICPECKQQSFVPLEGCYTCLGCGYSKC
- a CDS encoding RNA methyltransferase; translation: MTGIDLIATATFGLEALVAQEVKDLGYNRVAVENGKVIFSANWGAICRANLWLRTTDRVRLKVGEFKATTFDELFEQTKALPWPELIPGDAEFPVEGKSIKSTLFSVSDCQAIVKKSVVESMKRKYKKEWFPEKGPLYKIEVALLKDIATLTIDTSGAGLHKRGYRELSSQAPLKETLAAALIILSHWRPDTVLMDPFCGSGTIPIEAALIGQNIAPGMNRKFVSESWPTIPGELWRQARKETRDLACHNQPLDIIGTDMDNKVIRLARQNASEAGVKELIHFQRLPVADVRSSKKYGKIICNPPYGERLGAQREVERLYKEMGQVFNRLDTWSFYILSANPQFEKLYGRPATKKRKLYNGNIKVDYYQYFGPRPPRKLEMPTTRGGFVHEFNEQWPNYF
- a CDS encoding copper amine oxidase, with the translated sequence MKFISRVFIMVWAITLALGFNTLPAGAAVTAGAEINIRINGELLHFPEGEQTPEIIENRTYVPLRVISENMGAQVNWIQESRQVVINRKNKGFIPSSGGKSGEIEIIIDGKTLAIPEGYGKALIRQGRTMVPLRVVGEAMDCKVDWENGTKTVVITSAVPVPPTNPEPAQPANAITLQLVKDLAHYHSNLKLLDGRVVNSADLLSMDINEFSEEQLVRFESYLEELSKYPMTINLPGGGQIDSAAIGIMGTSQLTADQMEAYLTGEAPRIKTKMEKAGRVFNPMPKLAELYLEIGREYGVRGDIAYFQAVKETGYFQFTGSVQPWQNNYCGLWATGSPCTGEESLNGADPDQVSFEKGVHGAVFSSPEAGIEAHIQHLYAYATKNVLPEGKVLVDPRFSLVDRGISPTWLQLNARWAVPGITYAQSILYDYWAKAF
- a CDS encoding metal-dependent hydrolase is translated as MKETVIDFHVHLSLYETFTKDAFDFFAAAHPSEEEYVAFCKKYSDPQAFLQLMDEKEVDYSVVLAEIAPLTTGVATNEMVKEFCQASPRLIPFCTLNPYLHANMGKMLEDFILNQGFKGLKLYPPYNYFYPNDNFMYPLYAVAERLGIPILFHTGSSIFANFRLKYGNPIYFDDVAVDFPNMKIIMAHGGRGPWYNEALTLIRLHKNVYIDVSGLPPKKLLEFFPDMERFAHKFIFGTDWPAVDVKKNADIIRSLKISREAILKILGENARQLLGLV